The Aythya fuligula isolate bAytFul2 chromosome 7, bAytFul2.pri, whole genome shotgun sequence genome has a window encoding:
- the CALHM2 gene encoding calcium homeostasis modulator protein 2 codes for MAALVAENFRFLSLFFKSKDVMIFNGLVALGTVGSEELFSVVAFNCPCSPARNYIYGLAAIGVPALALFLIGVIWNNHTWNLVAECHKRGTKNFSTAATFLLFGSIMGRAAVAPVTWSVISLLRGEAYICALSEFVKPSSLDKFPAEYGAEMLARFPCKDIPSNLTKFRDEVTRRLRYESQLFGWLLIGIVAVLVFLTKCLKHCCSPLSYRQEAYWSQYRANEDKLFRRTAEVHSRILAANNVKHFFGFVALDKEEKELVQEFPVEGVQPSPQWNAITGVYIYRENKGFPLYSRLHKWAKGVEGNGPTPEGHEMLFLAS; via the exons ATGGCCGCCCTTGTTGCCGAAAACTTTCGCTTCCTCTCCTTGTTCTTCAAGAGCAAAGATGTGATGATCTTCAATGGCCTGGTGGCCCTGGGCACAGTGGGTAGCGAGGAGCTCTTCTCCGTCGTTGCCTTCaactgcccctgctccccagcccgTAACTACATCTACGGGCTGGCTGCCATCGGTGTCCCAGCTCTGGCCCTCTTCCTCATCGGTGTCATCTGGAACAACCACACCTGGAACCTAGTGGCTGAGTGCCACAAGCGTGGCACCAAGAATTTCTCCACTGCTGCCACTTTCCTCCTCTTTGGCTCCATCATGGGCCGGGCGGCCGTGGCACCTGTCACCTGGTCGGTCATCTCACTGCTGCGGGGGGAGGCTTACATCTGTGCCCTCAGCGAGTTCGTCAAGCCATCCTCTCTGGACAAGTTCCCGGCTGAGTACGGAGCTGAGATGCTGGCAAGGTTCCCCTGTAAAGACATACCATCGAACCTCACCAAGTTCAGGGATGAGGTGACACGGAGGCTGAGATATGAGTCCCAG CTCTTTGGCTGGCTGCTCATCGGGATCGTCGCGGTCCTGGTTTTCCTCACCAAGTGCCTGAAGCACTGCTGTTCGCCACTGAGCTACCGGCAGGAGGCCTACTGGTCCCAGTACCGGGCCAATGAGGACAAGCTCTTTCGCCGCACAGCTGAGGTCCACTCCAGGATCCTGGCAGCCAACAACGTGAAgcatttctttggttttgtggCGTTGgacaaggaggagaaggagtTGGTGCAGGAGTTCCCGGTGGAAGGTGTCCAGCCAAGCCCCCAGTGGAACGCCATCACGGGTGTCTACATCTACCGGGAGAACAAGGGCTTCCCCCTCTACAGCCGGCTCCACAAATGGGCCAAAGGGGTGGAAGGGAATGGGCCAACGCCAGAGGGCCATGAAATGCTCTTTTTGGCTTCTTAA